The following are encoded in a window of Acidobacteriota bacterium genomic DNA:
- a CDS encoding ABC transporter permease, whose protein sequence is MATSMRFRFWFWLIRLAGVIVPRRVRADWRQEWEAELRYREALLAEWDKLYWRSKLDLLWRSVGAFWDALLLQPRRWEDEVIRDLRFGLRMLRKNPGFTLIAALTLALGIGANTAIFSVIHAVLLRPLPFANQERLVVAWKRDTVAYNPLLEMSFAEFKDWRAQQRSFDEMAVMPTTTYGYGYVLTGRGEAVQVESSKVSGGFFNLLGAQAAVGRVLNEGDDVVGGPPVVVLSDRLWRERFGSDPNIVGQTITLTQQGFTVVGVMPPQFEFPKGAEMWIPLQATMRPRAIENRSAEFLQVIGRLKPGVSLTEAEAELNAIITRVAREHPETKAEGQRVVIKPLAHHLFGNARPALWLLLAATALLLLIGAANVANLLLVRASARRREFAVRAAIGAGRGRIVRQLLCESALLAILGGAAGVALAYWLIHLLVWVAPTDIPRIETVRLNSVALLFSFSVTLLTAFLAGLAPALAASRLNLNEMLCEGGGKMAGGRSGRRLRASLVIAEIAITMVMLVGATLILRSFWNLSRVHLGFNSQNVLTMQLRLTGPKYSQATAPRFGYPTPQREFYRQLIERLESQPGVVAAAAVLTRPLEGSIGWEAQFALPDQTPDQAGKNTVANYEVVTPHYFRTLGIPLKAGREFSDFDTPDSSPVVIISETMARRVFAPGVDPVGQRIQLNPSDPESPWRTIVGIAGDAHYRELEDVRWDIYAPNTQAGNTLNHFAVRTTGDPAAFIATVRREIAAIDPTQVATGIVTMEEQVSANLARPRFSAVLLNWLSALAVLLAAVGIYGVVAYAVTQRTGELGIRLALGAQSLDILKLIIGENLRLVAAGVGAGLICAFGLTRLLQTLLFGVSATDPLSFATVTVVLVGVALLACYIPARRATRVDPLVALRHE, encoded by the coding sequence ATGGCTACTTCGATGCGCTTTCGCTTCTGGTTTTGGTTGATTCGCCTGGCTGGCGTAATCGTGCCGCGTCGCGTGCGCGCGGATTGGCGGCAGGAATGGGAGGCGGAATTGCGGTATCGCGAAGCGCTGTTGGCGGAATGGGACAAGCTGTATTGGCGCAGCAAACTCGATTTGCTCTGGCGCAGTGTGGGCGCGTTTTGGGATGCGCTGTTGCTGCAACCGCGAAGATGGGAGGATGAAGTGATTCGAGATTTGAGGTTTGGCTTGCGAATGCTGCGGAAAAATCCGGGCTTCACACTGATTGCCGCGTTGACGCTGGCGTTAGGGATTGGAGCCAACACGGCGATCTTTAGCGTGATTCACGCCGTGCTGCTACGCCCGCTGCCTTTTGCAAATCAGGAACGGCTGGTTGTCGCCTGGAAGCGGGACACGGTCGCGTACAACCCGCTGCTGGAAATGTCCTTTGCCGAATTCAAAGACTGGCGGGCGCAACAGCGCAGCTTCGACGAAATGGCGGTCATGCCGACGACGACTTACGGTTACGGGTATGTGCTGACCGGGCGAGGCGAGGCAGTGCAGGTGGAAAGCTCGAAAGTCAGCGGCGGATTTTTCAATCTGTTGGGCGCGCAGGCTGCGGTTGGACGCGTTTTGAATGAGGGAGACGACGTAGTGGGCGGGCCGCCGGTTGTCGTGTTGAGCGACCGGCTATGGCGCGAACGGTTCGGCAGCGATCCGAACATTGTCGGCCAAACCATTACGCTGACGCAGCAGGGGTTTACAGTCGTCGGCGTGATGCCGCCGCAATTCGAGTTTCCCAAGGGCGCGGAGATGTGGATTCCGTTGCAGGCGACGATGCGGCCGCGCGCCATCGAAAACCGCTCCGCCGAATTCCTGCAGGTTATCGGCAGATTGAAGCCGGGCGTTTCGTTGACCGAAGCCGAAGCCGAGTTGAATGCAATCATCACGCGCGTGGCGCGGGAACATCCTGAAACCAAAGCCGAAGGGCAGCGCGTCGTCATCAAACCATTGGCCCATCATCTGTTCGGCAACGCGCGTCCCGCGTTGTGGTTGTTGCTGGCGGCGACAGCGTTGTTGTTGTTGATTGGCGCGGCAAACGTCGCCAACCTGTTGCTGGTACGGGCATCGGCGCGCCGCCGCGAATTCGCCGTGCGCGCGGCAATCGGCGCGGGGCGGGGACGGATTGTGCGGCAGTTGCTTTGTGAAAGCGCCTTGTTGGCAATTTTGGGCGGCGCGGCGGGCGTGGCGCTGGCCTACTGGTTGATTCATTTGCTGGTCTGGGTTGCGCCCACGGACATCCCACGGATTGAAACGGTCAGGCTGAATTCGGTCGCACTTCTTTTCAGTTTCTCAGTGACGTTGTTGACCGCGTTTCTGGCCGGACTTGCGCCCGCGCTAGCGGCTTCCCGGCTCAATCTGAATGAAATGCTTTGCGAAGGCGGCGGCAAAATGGCGGGCGGACGGTCAGGCAGGCGGTTGCGCGCTTCGCTGGTGATCGCCGAAATCGCAATCACGATGGTGATGTTGGTCGGCGCAACGTTGATCCTGCGCAGCTTCTGGAATCTGAGCCGGGTCCATCTGGGCTTCAATTCACAGAATGTGTTGACGATGCAATTGCGGCTGACAGGCCCGAAATATAGCCAAGCGACTGCGCCCAGATTCGGTTACCCGACGCCGCAACGCGAATTTTACCGGCAATTGATCGAACGATTGGAATCGCAACCCGGCGTCGTTGCCGCTGCCGCGGTGTTGACGCGGCCATTGGAAGGTTCCATCGGTTGGGAGGCGCAATTCGCGCTGCCCGATCAGACGCCCGACCAGGCCGGCAAAAACACTGTGGCAAATTATGAAGTCGTCACGCCGCATTATTTCCGCACCCTGGGAATTCCGCTCAAAGCCGGTCGCGAGTTTTCCGATTTCGATACTCCTGATTCATCTCCGGTCGTCATCATCAGCGAAACAATGGCGCGCCGCGTCTTTGCGCCCGGCGTTGATCCGGTCGGCCAGCGCATCCAGCTCAACCCTTCAGACCCCGAATCTCCCTGGCGCACAATTGTAGGCATCGCGGGCGACGCACATTATCGCGAATTGGAAGACGTTCGCTGGGACATTTACGCGCCCAACACGCAGGCCGGGAATACGCTCAATCATTTTGCCGTGCGCACAACGGGCGATCCGGCGGCGTTTATTGCGACGGTGCGGCGGGAAATCGCCGCGATTGACCCGACGCAAGTCGCCACCGGCATTGTGACGATGGAAGAGCAGGTTTCGGCCAATCTGGCGCGACCACGCTTCAGCGCTGTGTTGCTGAACTGGTTATCGGCGCTGGCCGTGCTGCTGGCGGCGGTGGGAATTTATGGCGTTGTGGCTTACGCGGTGACGCAACGCACCGGAGAACTGGGCATCCGTCTTGCGCTGGGCGCGCAATCCCTGGACATTCTGAAACTGATCATCGGCGAAAATCTGCGGCTTGTCGCGGCGGGTGTCGGCGCTGGATTGATCTGCGCTTTCGGGTTGACGCGGCTGCTGCAAACTTTGCTTTTCGGCGTGAGCGCGACCGATCCGCTGTCATTTGCCACCGTAACGGTTGTGCTCGTCGGCGTTGCGCTGCTGGCTTGTTACATTCCGGCGCGCAGGGCAACGCGGGTTGATCCGCTGGTGGCGCTGCGTCACGAATGA
- a CDS encoding MFS transporter, whose amino-acid sequence MSVTPIESTTAETYTLKTKVVLVGVAMALLAASLEGTVVGTAMPTVIATLGGIEIYSWVFAAYILASTVMTPIWGKMADLIGRRPAMFGGLALFMLGSALSGAAQSMPQLIVFRIIQGLGAAALFPIGMTIVSDLLTMEQRMKMIPLFSSMWGIASLIGPTIGGYLTEYTRWSWRSCFYVVIPFGLLSLGMIRWAYREKYERRQNISFDYAGTITLTVALSLLLIIVERGAEFSWQVTAGLAFVVALSTIAFLRIEQNHKEPLLPLGLFRIRFVLITILHGFFVMMALIGTMSFLPLFVQAVIGTNAAEAGKILTPFILPWVVTAAVGGRLVLRWGYRLPVMTGMVMLLIGAALLAKVSVDTTRSGLSLAVIFMGMGGGLTVATLMIGAQHSVPRTQIGVTTAAVQFARNIGAAFGAGLMGAVMNWRLRHSLATATGELVHFSESHQIGSIIRPETRASLSAGAAEFLRTILAGSLQLAFLFVLVAVIAATIIGLLIPRGGAHDLAHQEHQDESLAEEASAGLPEL is encoded by the coding sequence ATGAGCGTTACACCAATCGAATCTACAACCGCCGAAACATACACTCTGAAAACGAAAGTCGTGCTTGTGGGCGTGGCAATGGCGTTGCTGGCTGCCTCGCTGGAAGGCACTGTCGTCGGCACAGCGATGCCAACCGTGATTGCCACCCTGGGCGGCATTGAAATTTATAGCTGGGTCTTTGCAGCCTACATTTTGGCCTCGACGGTGATGACGCCAATTTGGGGCAAAATGGCTGACCTGATCGGACGACGTCCGGCGATGTTTGGCGGCTTGGCCTTGTTTATGTTGGGTTCAGCCTTGTCGGGCGCCGCGCAATCCATGCCCCAATTGATCGTCTTTCGCATCATTCAGGGATTGGGCGCGGCGGCCCTGTTTCCCATCGGCATGACGATTGTTTCCGATTTGCTGACGATGGAACAACGCATGAAGATGATCCCCTTGTTCAGCAGCATGTGGGGCATTGCCAGTTTGATCGGACCGACCATTGGCGGTTACCTGACCGAATATACACGTTGGTCCTGGAGGTCGTGTTTTTACGTCGTCATTCCGTTTGGATTGTTGTCATTGGGAATGATTCGTTGGGCATACAGGGAAAAATACGAACGTCGTCAAAATATCTCCTTCGATTATGCCGGGACGATAACACTGACAGTCGCGCTGAGCTTGTTGCTGATCATCGTCGAACGCGGCGCGGAATTTTCATGGCAGGTCACTGCGGGACTGGCATTTGTCGTTGCGCTTTCCACCATTGCCTTTCTTCGCATCGAGCAAAACCACAAAGAGCCGTTGTTACCCTTGGGATTGTTCCGGATTCGGTTTGTGTTGATCACAATCCTGCACGGTTTTTTCGTGATGATGGCGCTAATCGGCACGATGTCGTTTCTGCCGTTATTCGTCCAGGCGGTGATTGGAACCAATGCGGCGGAAGCCGGAAAAATCCTGACGCCGTTCATTTTGCCGTGGGTGGTGACCGCAGCCGTTGGCGGCAGGTTGGTTTTGCGATGGGGATACCGATTGCCTGTGATGACGGGAATGGTCATGTTGCTAATCGGCGCGGCCTTACTCGCAAAAGTTTCTGTGGACACAACGCGAAGCGGTTTGTCATTGGCTGTAATTTTCATGGGAATGGGTGGCGGGCTGACCGTCGCCACACTGATGATCGGTGCGCAGCACAGCGTACCTCGCACGCAAATCGGAGTGACGACCGCAGCGGTTCAATTTGCACGAAACATTGGAGCGGCCTTTGGCGCTGGGCTAATGGGTGCAGTCATGAATTGGAGGTTGCGACATTCCCTGGCCACGGCAACTGGTGAACTGGTGCATTTTTCGGAAAGTCATCAGATTGGTTCCATCATCCGCCCCGAAACCCGCGCTTCGCTGTCCGCTGGCGCGGCGGAATTTTTAAGAACCATTCTGGCTGGTTCCCTGCAATTGGCCTTTCTCTTCGTTTTGGTGGCGGTCATCGCGGCAACCATCATCGGTTTATTGATTCCGCGCGGCGGCGCTCATGATTTGGCGCATCAGGAACATCAAGATGAATCGTTGGCGGAAGAAGCCTCCGCAGGCTTGCCGGAACTGTGA
- a CDS encoding ABC transporter permease produces the protein MGDLSLRFPKLHLFLIRFAGVIVPRSLRADWRQEWEAELRYRETLLAEWDKLDWRNRLDLLRRSLGAFLDALWLQPKRLEDEMFQDLKFGLRMLFKHKSFTVIAVVTLALGIGANTAIFSVVNAVLLRPLSYRDPARLVSFRSNQSVPDVQDIAAWNQTFADIGGNTIAPLDYLSGAEPTQWRAGMVTGTFFRTLGVQPYLGRTITPEDDKPGGAFVVVLSHGLWRDQFGGDKSVIGKTVNLSGNNYEVIGVMPAGFKTPRDDSEAWTPVNVTMKEAAVYRGVHFLRTFARLKPGVGIQQALEDMRTIDKRLAEAFPAESRGRLTTLFPLHDRIVGEFRTPLLVLFGAVGLVLLIACANFANLLLARAATREQELVVRVALGAGRLRLTRQLLTESVLVALLGGLAGVGLAYLGVELLLALKPADVPLLDTVRVDSRVMLFALGVSIATGIFFGLAPAWHALRINVNDSLKEGGRGVAGTSRQRIRLALVVIEIGLALVLLIGAGLLIKSFWHLRSVQPGFNPDNTVTMRIELPEARYKEIPKQSQYRRALLDEVNTLPGVRAALVSEVPLSGDWLTHNFLVEGQQLAEGSEPDVQTISVEGDFFHAMQIPLLSGRDFSAQDQENAPLVGIVNQTLVRQFFSDQNPIGKRVRWARDPNDRWITIVGVAPDVKYFGLNTDTLPALYSPYVQSGRAWKRWMNLVVRGQSDAAALTGAIKERVWKVDPQIPMTRVRSLRDVIGASVEAQRFNMLLLGIFAAVALVLAAVGIYGVMAYAVTQRTHEIGVRVALGAQTNDVLRLVLRQGLWLTLLGVAIGLGGAVALTRVMRTFLFAVSATDPLTFILIPLLLVVVALLACWIPARRATRVDPLTALRCQ, from the coding sequence ATGGGCGACCTCTCACTCCGCTTCCCCAAACTACATCTGTTTCTAATCCGCTTTGCAGGCGTGATTGTGCCGCGCAGTTTGCGCGCCGATTGGCGGCAGGAATGGGAAGCCGAATTGCGGTATCGGGAAACGCTGTTGGCCGAATGGGACAAGCTCGACTGGCGCAACCGACTGGATTTGCTGCGGCGAAGTTTGGGCGCGTTCCTGGATGCGCTCTGGTTACAACCCAAACGATTGGAGGATGAAATGTTCCAAGATTTGAAGTTCGGTTTACGCATGCTGTTCAAACACAAAAGCTTCACCGTGATTGCAGTTGTAACACTGGCCCTGGGCATTGGCGCAAACACGGCCATTTTCAGTGTGGTCAACGCGGTGCTGTTACGCCCATTGTCTTACCGCGACCCCGCGCGACTGGTCAGCTTTCGTTCCAACCAATCGGTGCCGGATGTGCAGGACATCGCCGCCTGGAACCAGACATTCGCCGATATTGGCGGCAATACGATTGCGCCGCTGGATTACCTGAGCGGCGCGGAACCCACACAATGGCGCGCCGGAATGGTGACGGGAACGTTTTTCCGCACCCTGGGCGTTCAGCCGTACCTGGGCAGAACCATCACGCCGGAAGATGACAAACCGGGTGGCGCGTTCGTGGTCGTATTGAGTCACGGGTTGTGGCGTGATCAATTCGGCGGCGACAAATCCGTTATCGGGAAAACCGTGAACCTCAGCGGCAATAACTACGAAGTCATCGGCGTGATGCCCGCCGGATTCAAAACCCCGCGCGATGACAGCGAGGCCTGGACTCCGGTTAACGTGACGATGAAAGAGGCGGCGGTTTATCGCGGCGTGCATTTCCTGCGCACCTTTGCGCGGCTCAAACCCGGCGTAGGCATTCAACAGGCGCTGGAAGATATGCGCACAATTGACAAACGCCTGGCCGAAGCCTTTCCAGCGGAAAGTCGCGGACGGTTGACAACGCTCTTTCCGCTGCACGACCGCATTGTTGGAGAGTTTCGCACGCCGCTGTTGGTGCTGTTCGGAGCCGTCGGATTGGTGCTGCTGATTGCCTGCGCCAATTTCGCCAATTTGCTGTTGGCCAGAGCGGCAACGCGAGAGCAGGAATTGGTCGTGCGCGTCGCATTGGGCGCTGGGCGCTTGCGATTGACGCGCCAGCTTTTGACCGAAAGCGTGTTGGTCGCCTTGCTGGGCGGCCTTGCGGGCGTCGGGTTGGCCTACCTCGGAGTTGAGTTGTTGCTGGCGCTGAAACCGGCGGATGTGCCATTGCTCGATACCGTTCGGGTGGACAGCCGCGTGATGCTCTTCGCATTGGGCGTTTCCATTGCGACGGGAATATTTTTTGGACTTGCGCCCGCCTGGCATGCACTGCGAATCAATGTCAACGATTCGCTGAAAGAAGGCGGACGCGGTGTTGCTGGGACTTCGCGGCAACGCATTCGTCTGGCGCTGGTCGTCATCGAAATCGGATTGGCGCTGGTGTTGTTGATTGGCGCAGGATTGTTGATCAAAAGCTTCTGGCACCTGCGCTCCGTCCAACCCGGTTTCAACCCGGATAACACTGTCACGATGCGCATCGAACTGCCCGAAGCGCGATACAAGGAAATTCCCAAACAATCGCAATATCGCCGCGCGCTGCTGGACGAAGTCAACACCTTGCCCGGCGTTCGAGCCGCGCTGGTCAGCGAAGTCCCCTTGAGCGGCGATTGGCTGACGCACAACTTCCTGGTTGAAGGTCAACAACTGGCCGAAGGCAGCGAGCCGGACGTGCAAACCATCAGCGTCGAAGGCGATTTTTTCCACGCAATGCAAATCCCGCTGCTCAGCGGCAGAGATTTTTCCGCGCAGGATCAGGAAAATGCGCCGCTGGTTGGAATTGTCAATCAAACCCTGGTGCGCCAGTTTTTCAGCGACCAGAACCCCATCGGCAAACGTGTGCGCTGGGCGCGCGATCCCAACGATCGTTGGATCACAATTGTCGGCGTGGCGCCGGATGTGAAGTATTTCGGTTTGAACACCGATACGCTGCCCGCGCTGTACTCGCCGTATGTGCAATCGGGTCGTGCGTGGAAGCGCTGGATGAATCTGGTTGTGCGCGGCCAAAGCGATGCGGCGGCATTGACCGGCGCGATCAAGGAACGCGTTTGGAAAGTTGACCCGCAAATTCCCATGACGCGCGTGCGCAGCTTGCGCGATGTGATCGGCGCTTCGGTCGAAGCGCAGCGTTTCAACATGCTGCTGCTGGGCATTTTTGCGGCTGTCGCGCTGGTCTTGGCGGCGGTGGGAATCTATGGCGTGATGGCTTACGCCGTAACACAACGTACACACGAAATCGGCGTCCGAGTCGCGCTTGGCGCACAAACCAACGACGTGCTGCGGCTGGTGCTGCGACAAGGCTTGTGGCTGACCTTGCTCGGTGTGGCAATCGGACTGGGAGGCGCAGTTGCGTTGACGCGGGTGATGCGGACTTTCCTGTTTGCCGTCAGCGCGACCGATCCGCTGACGTTCATCCTGATTCCGCTGTTGCTGGTGGTGGTGGCCTTGCTGGCTTGCTGGATTCCTGCCCGCAGAGCGACGCGCGTGGATCCGCTGACGGCATTGCGATGCCAATAA
- a CDS encoding ABC transporter permease: MIQDLRFGVRLLLKQPGFTLIAVLTLSLGIGATSAVFSLIQGVLLTPPPYQKPEQLVLIPSARTNGQQTPRPPDWAAAQWQEWQKETKSFDSIAAYRWSFNFLVSDEGSESLQGMWVTRDYFRVAGLQPKLGRTFQDFDIGANAPPVIILGYDLWQRKFNGDPNVVGKTIRISRQDTPPTIIGVMPPGIRFLPSPSTQDEPNYDVNAQVDFWTLAVVPPDRMKQQMWNVVGRLQNGITPTQAQAELSIITAREGQSDQDFAGVTAQVQPLTTEMNRDGRQILLPLLGAAGLVLLIACGNVAALLLVRGLGRQQEYAIRCALGAGRAALFRQVCLESLLLALLGGALGIGLAFGIVKLFKLVGGHAIPRLDAVALGWPELAFGLGAAIIAALLAGLIPALLASRLEPMNTLKSAGPKSSAGRGERRLLRGVAMAQTALTLALLVGAGLLIRTMHNLANVQTGYDTQRILTMSVTAVQGNWNDFHHRALERVSALPGVQQAAFAWGVPLTGNNWPGSVEIEGQPIPAKPSDRLSIPLRSVTEDYFKLMGLAISEGREFRATDINTAPPVAIVNQAFVEHYFPQTNPIGKKLWLRGRQQPAAEIAGVVSNARTDDLTQAAEPEIYVSFWQMGAFSKHLVVRTTAGPRAVAATIQRELRAVDPTAAVEKIKTLEQIRDDSQASRNFAMQLLAGFAIVASVLTLVGIYGVLSLSVAARRREIAIRTAVGAERQDILKLIFGEGLRLITGGVAIGLVASIFLSKFLRTFLFGVQSTDPLVLISVGFAFVCVALLACWIPARRATKVDPLEALRYE; the protein is encoded by the coding sequence ATGATTCAAGATTTGCGATTTGGCGTTCGATTGCTGTTGAAACAACCGGGATTCACGTTGATTGCCGTACTCACGCTGTCATTGGGGATTGGCGCAACTTCAGCGGTGTTCAGCTTGATTCAGGGAGTGTTATTAACCCCGCCGCCCTATCAAAAACCGGAGCAGTTGGTGCTGATCCCCTCCGCCCGGACAAACGGCCAGCAAACGCCGCGTCCGCCCGATTGGGCGGCTGCGCAGTGGCAGGAATGGCAAAAAGAAACCAAGTCTTTCGATTCGATTGCGGCGTATCGCTGGTCATTCAACTTCCTCGTTTCTGATGAAGGCAGCGAATCGCTTCAAGGCATGTGGGTGACCAGGGATTATTTCCGCGTTGCCGGACTTCAACCCAAACTGGGGCGCACTTTTCAGGATTTCGACATCGGGGCCAATGCGCCGCCAGTGATTATCCTGGGATATGACCTGTGGCAGCGAAAGTTCAATGGTGATCCCAACGTCGTCGGCAAGACCATCCGTATCAGCCGCCAGGATACGCCCCCCACAATCATCGGCGTTATGCCGCCCGGCATACGGTTTCTGCCGTCTCCCAGCACTCAGGACGAGCCCAATTATGATGTCAACGCGCAGGTGGATTTCTGGACGTTGGCAGTGGTTCCGCCTGACCGAATGAAACAGCAAATGTGGAATGTCGTCGGGCGATTGCAAAATGGAATCACACCTACCCAGGCGCAGGCGGAACTCAGCATCATCACAGCGCGGGAAGGACAATCCGATCAGGACTTCGCCGGCGTGACGGCGCAGGTACAACCGCTGACAACGGAAATGAATCGCGACGGGCGTCAAATTCTGCTGCCTCTGTTGGGAGCGGCGGGGCTGGTTCTGTTGATTGCTTGCGGTAACGTCGCCGCGCTGTTGTTGGTACGCGGGCTCGGACGACAGCAGGAATATGCCATCCGCTGTGCTTTGGGGGCAGGGCGAGCTGCGCTGTTTCGCCAGGTTTGCCTGGAAAGCCTGCTTCTGGCGCTGTTGGGCGGGGCGCTCGGCATTGGCCTCGCCTTTGGGATTGTCAAACTGTTCAAACTTGTCGGCGGACACGCCATTCCACGGTTGGATGCGGTCGCGCTGGGCTGGCCGGAATTGGCATTTGGCCTGGGTGCGGCCATCATCGCGGCTCTGCTTGCAGGGCTGATTCCCGCCTTGCTCGCTTCCCGCCTGGAGCCAATGAATACGCTGAAAAGCGCAGGGCCGAAAAGCAGCGCCGGACGTGGAGAGCGTCGCCTGCTGCGCGGCGTAGCGATGGCGCAAACAGCCCTGACATTAGCGCTGTTGGTGGGCGCAGGGCTGTTGATTCGCACCATGCATAACCTGGCCAATGTGCAGACAGGGTATGACACCCAACGTATCCTGACCATGAGCGTCACGGCGGTGCAGGGGAATTGGAATGATTTTCACCATCGCGCGCTGGAACGCGTATCCGCACTGCCAGGAGTGCAGCAAGCCGCGTTCGCCTGGGGGGTGCCTCTGACCGGCAATAACTGGCCCGGCTCTGTTGAAATCGAAGGACAACCCATTCCCGCCAAGCCCAGCGACAGGCTTTCCATTCCGCTGCGCTCTGTCACAGAAGACTATTTCAAGCTGATGGGCCTTGCAATTTCCGAAGGCAGGGAGTTCCGCGCTACTGACATCAATACCGCGCCGCCGGTTGCGATTGTCAACCAAGCCTTTGTCGAACACTATTTTCCTCAAACCAATCCCATCGGAAAAAAACTCTGGCTTCGCGGGCGGCAACAGCCGGCGGCGGAGATTGCCGGAGTGGTCAGCAATGCGCGCACCGATGATTTGACGCAGGCAGCCGAGCCGGAAATCTATGTTTCCTTCTGGCAGATGGGCGCATTTTCAAAACACCTGGTTGTCCGCACAACGGCGGGCCCTCGTGCCGTGGCCGCCACAATCCAACGCGAACTTCGCGCGGTTGACCCGACCGCCGCCGTCGAAAAGATAAAAACGCTGGAACAGATTCGGGACGATTCACAGGCGTCGCGCAATTTCGCGATGCAATTGCTGGCTGGATTCGCCATCGTGGCCAGTGTTCTGACACTGGTCGGCATTTACGGCGTGCTGTCGCTTTCGGTGGCCGCTCGGCGGCGCGAAATTGCCATTCGCACGGCCGTTGGCGCAGAGCGGCAAGACATTCTCAAACTCATTTTCGGCGAAGGATTGCGGCTGATCACGGGCGGCGTGGCGATCGGTTTGGTGGCTTCCATTTTTCTTTCGAAATTCCTCAGGACATTCCTGTTCGGGGTACAGTCTACCGACCCGCTCGTCCTGATCAGCGTGGGCTTTGCTTTCGTGTGTGTTGCTCTGCTCGCCTGCTGGATTCCGGCGCGGCGCGCGACCAAGGTGGATCCGCTCGAAGCCCTTCGTTATGAGTGA
- a CDS encoding enoyl-CoA hydratase/isomerase family protein, which produces MSEFKEILYEVKNGAANITLNRPEKRNALNDQLITDLRQAIATAEADEQVRVIVLRGAGKDFCAGADLSQLEKSAQASIIENIEGATEMADLFIMMRRLNKPIIAAVHGRALAGGAGLASACDMVIAAKSAQFCYTETKIGFVPAIVMSIARRNLGEKRAFELLATAKMFSAEEAAAIGFINRVADDSNFQAEVEKFAAEVAALSPSALMLTKYLLYQIDSMGFEQAVRAGVDVNVIARLTPDCQAAIRKFLSKP; this is translated from the coding sequence ATGTCCGAATTCAAAGAAATCCTTTACGAAGTCAAAAACGGCGCGGCGAACATCACATTGAATCGCCCGGAGAAGCGAAATGCGCTGAACGATCAGTTAATTACGGATTTGCGACAGGCAATCGCCACAGCCGAAGCGGATGAGCAAGTTCGCGTCATCGTGCTGCGCGGAGCGGGCAAGGATTTCTGCGCCGGAGCTGATTTGTCGCAGTTGGAAAAATCGGCTCAGGCTTCGATTATCGAAAATATCGAAGGTGCGACGGAAATGGCGGATTTATTTATCATGATGCGGCGGTTGAACAAACCAATCATCGCTGCTGTACATGGCCGCGCGTTGGCCGGCGGAGCCGGTTTGGCTTCGGCGTGCGATATGGTGATTGCGGCCAAATCAGCGCAGTTTTGTTACACCGAAACCAAAATTGGATTTGTGCCGGCCATTGTCATGTCTATTGCTCGGCGCAATCTGGGCGAAAAACGCGCGTTTGAGCTTTTGGCCACTGCCAAAATGTTTTCTGCTGAAGAAGCCGCCGCCATCGGGTTCATCAATCGTGTTGCAGACGATTCGAACTTTCAAGCCGAGGTAGAAAAGTTTGCCGCCGAAGTCGCCGCCTTGAGTCCGTCGGCGCTGATGTTGACCAAATACCTGCTTTACCAAATTGATTCGATGGGTTTCGAGCAGGCCGTTCGCGCAGGCGTTGACGTCAATGTGATTGCCCGATTGACGCCCGATTGTCAGGCCGCGATCCGAAAGTTTTTGAGCAAACCCTAA
- a CDS encoding helix-turn-helix transcriptional regulator: MGKSFLSFAAAVILQALDNGYQYGFDIMDVTGLPSGTVYPALRRLEDNGYVCSKWEKHAIAQEEARPPRKYYELTREGRDALADARSRYRLLEQTQAPKTDKPKTSRA, translated from the coding sequence ATGGGCAAAAGTTTTCTGTCGTTTGCAGCGGCTGTCATTTTGCAGGCGCTGGACAACGGGTATCAGTACGGATTCGACATTATGGATGTTACGGGGCTGCCAAGCGGAACGGTTTATCCAGCGCTACGACGATTGGAAGACAATGGATACGTGTGTTCCAAGTGGGAAAAGCACGCAATCGCGCAGGAAGAAGCGCGGCCTCCGCGCAAGTATTACGAACTCACGCGCGAAGGCCGTGATGCGCTGGCCGATGCCCGCAGCCGCTACAGGCTGTTGGAACAAACGCAAGCTCCCAAAACCGACAAACCCAAAACTTCTCGCGCGTGA